A part of Aegilops tauschii subsp. strangulata cultivar AL8/78 chromosome 2, Aet v6.0, whole genome shotgun sequence genomic DNA contains:
- the LOC141040983 gene encoding uncharacterized protein, protein MECIRILSKRTIGGSGDAGAGEAPAQRMKLRTEVVVAADEVSRGQQRNLDFIAVVVPPQPKPEVHSYSDNDSDGKLIGMYTDEAPASGTAGCRSCSGQHGQKQPRPGYEEPFLSPALDRLEELSFHVGRPRSLPPSALHLAPMLHRTTFTQCIFPRIDVVRALHLPKLKHLELMVVRISKKDLERLLVGCTSLEYLRLQAMDGFSSLHITSTNVRAIYVHCWHRPRLSVEVFHDTVIENAPFLERLYVLDKLGPTRIRVIHAPK, encoded by the exons ATGGAGTGTATTAGGATTTTGTCGAAGcgcaccatcggagggagtggcgacgccggggctggtgAAGCACCCGCGCAACGCATGAAGCTGCGCACAGAGGTTGTTGTTGCCGCCGACGAGGTCTCACGCGGGCAGCAGCGCAACCTTGACTTCATCGCCGTCGTCGTGCCTCCCCAGCCGAAGCCGGAGGTCCACAGCTACTCCGACAACGACTCCGACGGAAAACTA aTTGGCATGTACACAGATGAGGCTCCGGCCAGCGGCACCGCCGGCTGTAGATCCTGCAGCGGGCAGCACGGGCAGAAGCAGCCACGCCCTGGATACGAGGAACCC TTCCTATCCCCAGCCCTGGATCGGCTTGAGGAGCTCAGCTTTCATGTTGGACGTCCGCGCTCgctgccgccgtccgcgctccaCCTCGCGCCCATGCTGCACCGCACTACATTCACGCAGTGCATTTTCCCCCGGATTGATGTCGTGCGCGCTCTTCATCTCCCTAAACTTAAGCACCTTGAGCTCATGGTCGTCCGCATCTCGAAGAAGGATTTGGAGCGCCTACTCGTCGGCTGTACatcgctcgagtaccttcgtcttcaggcgatggATGGGTTCAGTAGCCTCCACATCACCTCGACGAATGTCCGTGCGATTTATGTGCATTGCTGGCACCGCCCAAGGCTGTCAGTTGAAGTGTTTCATGATacggtcattgagaatgcgcctttcctcgAGAGATTGTATGTACTTGATAAAttaggtccaacaagaatcaggGTCATTCACGCACCGAAATGA
- the LOC109756860 gene encoding casein kinase II subunit alpha-2 isoform X2 yields MSKARVYADVNVVRPKEYWDYEALAVQWGEQDDYEVVRKVGRGKYSEVFEGINVNNNEKCVIKILKPVKKKKIKREIKILQNLCGGPNIVKLLDIVRDQHSKTPSLIFEYINNTDFKVLYPTLTDYDIRYYIYELLKALDYCHSQGIMHRDVKPHNVMIDHELRKLRLIDWGLAEFYHPGKEYNVRVASRYFKGPELLVDLQDYDYSLDMWSLGCMFAGMIFRKEPFFYGHDNHDQLVKIAKVLGTDGLNAYLNKYRIELDPQLEALVGRHSRKPWSKFINADNQHLVSPEAIDFLDKLLRYDHQDRLTAREAMAHPYFLQVRAAENSRTRAQ; encoded by the exons ATGTCAAAGGCCAGGGTCTACGCCGACGTTAACGTGGTGCGCCCCAAGGAGTACTGGGATTATGAGGCCCTCGCCGTCCAGTGGGG TGAGCAGGATGACTATGAAGTTGTGCGGAAAGTTGGAAGGGGCAAATACAGTGAAGTCTTTGAAGGTATCAACGTCAACAATAATGAGAAATGTGTTATTAAGATCCTGAAGCctgtgaagaagaagaag ATCAAAAGAGAGATCAAAATACTACAGAATCTCTGTGGAGGTCCAAATATTGTGAAGCTGCTTGATATTGTCAGGGATCAGCATTCAAAAACACCAAGCTTGATCTTTGAATACATCAATAACACAGATTTCAAAGTGCTATATCCGACATTGACAGATTATGACATTCGCTACTATATCTATGAGTTACTGAAG GCTTTGGATTACTGCCATTCACAAGGCATTATGCACCGAGATGTGAAGCCTCACAATGTTATGATAGATCATGAGCTTCGAAAACTCCGGTTAATAGACTGGGGCCTTGCTGAATTCTACCATCCTGGAAAGGAGTATAACGTTCGTGTTGCATCAAG GTACTTCAAGGGACCTGAGCTTCTTGTTGACTTGCAAGATTACGACTACTCTTTGGACATGTGGAGTCTTGGCTGCATGTTTGCTGGAATG ATATTCCGCAAGGAACCATTTTTCTATGGCCATGACAACCATGACCAACTTGTTAAAATTGCAAAG GTACTTGGAACAGATGGGCTAAATGCTTATTTGAACAAGTACAGAATTGAGCTTGACCCTCAGCTTGAAGCCCTTGTTGGAAG GCACAGCAGAAAACCCTGGTCAAAGTTTATCAATGCAGACAACCAGCATCTAGTATCCCCTGAG GCCATAGATTTCCTTGATAAGCTTCTGCGCTATGATCACCAGGATAGGCTTACTGCACGTGAAGCTATG GCACATCCATACTTCCTCCAGGTGAGGGCTGCCGAAAACAGCAGGACTCGTGCGCAATAG
- the LOC109756860 gene encoding casein kinase II subunit alpha-2 isoform X1: protein MSKARVYADVNVVRPKEYWDYEALAVQWGEQDDYEVVRKVGRGKYSEVFEGINVNNNEKCVIKILKPVKKKKVTYLCLIWSRFNYDFSFFTFVMLIQIKREIKILQNLCGGPNIVKLLDIVRDQHSKTPSLIFEYINNTDFKVLYPTLTDYDIRYYIYELLKALDYCHSQGIMHRDVKPHNVMIDHELRKLRLIDWGLAEFYHPGKEYNVRVASRYFKGPELLVDLQDYDYSLDMWSLGCMFAGMIFRKEPFFYGHDNHDQLVKIAKVLGTDGLNAYLNKYRIELDPQLEALVGRHSRKPWSKFINADNQHLVSPEAIDFLDKLLRYDHQDRLTAREAMAHPYFLQVRAAENSRTRAQ from the exons ATGTCAAAGGCCAGGGTCTACGCCGACGTTAACGTGGTGCGCCCCAAGGAGTACTGGGATTATGAGGCCCTCGCCGTCCAGTGGGG TGAGCAGGATGACTATGAAGTTGTGCGGAAAGTTGGAAGGGGCAAATACAGTGAAGTCTTTGAAGGTATCAACGTCAACAATAATGAGAAATGTGTTATTAAGATCCTGAAGCctgtgaagaagaagaaggtaaCTTATCTGTGCCTTATATGGTCACGGTTTAACTATGATTTTAGTTTTTTCACGTTTGTCATGCTTATCCAGATCAAAAGAGAGATCAAAATACTACAGAATCTCTGTGGAGGTCCAAATATTGTGAAGCTGCTTGATATTGTCAGGGATCAGCATTCAAAAACACCAAGCTTGATCTTTGAATACATCAATAACACAGATTTCAAAGTGCTATATCCGACATTGACAGATTATGACATTCGCTACTATATCTATGAGTTACTGAAG GCTTTGGATTACTGCCATTCACAAGGCATTATGCACCGAGATGTGAAGCCTCACAATGTTATGATAGATCATGAGCTTCGAAAACTCCGGTTAATAGACTGGGGCCTTGCTGAATTCTACCATCCTGGAAAGGAGTATAACGTTCGTGTTGCATCAAG GTACTTCAAGGGACCTGAGCTTCTTGTTGACTTGCAAGATTACGACTACTCTTTGGACATGTGGAGTCTTGGCTGCATGTTTGCTGGAATG ATATTCCGCAAGGAACCATTTTTCTATGGCCATGACAACCATGACCAACTTGTTAAAATTGCAAAG GTACTTGGAACAGATGGGCTAAATGCTTATTTGAACAAGTACAGAATTGAGCTTGACCCTCAGCTTGAAGCCCTTGTTGGAAG GCACAGCAGAAAACCCTGGTCAAAGTTTATCAATGCAGACAACCAGCATCTAGTATCCCCTGAG GCCATAGATTTCCTTGATAAGCTTCTGCGCTATGATCACCAGGATAGGCTTACTGCACGTGAAGCTATG GCACATCCATACTTCCTCCAGGTGAGGGCTGCCGAAAACAGCAGGACTCGTGCGCAATAG